From a single Okeanomitos corallinicola TIOX110 genomic region:
- the rplK gene encoding 50S ribosomal protein L11, giving the protein MAKKVVAVIKLALNAGKANPAPPVGPALGQHGVNIMMFCKEYNAKTADQAGMVIPVEISVFEDRSFTFVLKTPPASVLIRKAAKIERGSNEPNKNKVGSITKAQLREIAQTKLPDLNANDIEAAMNIVGGTARNMGVTITD; this is encoded by the coding sequence ATGGCGAAGAAAGTAGTAGCGGTCATTAAGCTGGCGTTGAATGCTGGAAAAGCCAACCCAGCACCACCAGTAGGGCCCGCTTTAGGTCAACATGGTGTTAACATCATGATGTTCTGTAAAGAGTACAATGCCAAGACAGCAGACCAAGCTGGCATGGTTATACCAGTAGAAATTTCGGTATTTGAAGACCGGAGTTTTACCTTTGTACTTAAAACACCCCCAGCATCAGTGTTAATTCGCAAGGCAGCGAAAATTGAAAGAGGTTCTAATGAACCCAACAAAAATAAAGTTGGTAGCATTACCAAAGCACAGTTGCGAGAAATCGCCCAAACAAAACTTCCTGACCTGAATGCCAATGACATCGAAGCAGCGATGAACATTGTGGGAGGAACAGCAAGAAATATGGGTGTAACAATTACAGATTAG
- the rplA gene encoding 50S ribosomal protein L1, with protein sequence MGKKVSKRLQALLEKVEERDYAPLDALSLLKETATAKFSEAAEAHIRLGIDPKYTDQQLRTTVALPKGTGQTVRVAVIARGEKVTEASNAGADIAGSEELINDIQKGMMDFDKLIATPDMMPQVAKLGKLLGPRGLMPSPKGGTVTFDVASAIAEFKAGKLEFRADRTGIVHVMFGKASFSPEDLLVNLKALQETIDRNRPSGAKGRYWRTIYVSATMGPAIKVDINALRDLKITDVA encoded by the coding sequence ATGGGTAAGAAAGTATCAAAACGCTTACAGGCGTTGCTAGAAAAAGTAGAAGAGAGAGACTACGCACCCTTAGATGCGTTGTCACTTTTGAAAGAGACAGCAACTGCTAAGTTTTCAGAAGCTGCGGAAGCGCATATTAGACTAGGAATTGATCCTAAGTACACAGACCAACAGCTACGGACAACAGTAGCACTGCCCAAAGGCACGGGGCAAACAGTGCGAGTAGCAGTTATTGCTAGAGGTGAAAAAGTCACAGAAGCAAGTAATGCTGGTGCTGATATCGCTGGTTCTGAAGAACTGATTAATGATATCCAGAAAGGCATGATGGACTTTGATAAACTAATTGCTACCCCTGACATGATGCCACAGGTAGCAAAATTAGGTAAATTATTAGGTCCCCGTGGCTTGATGCCATCACCCAAAGGTGGTACAGTAACATTTGATGTTGCTAGTGCGATCGCAGAATTCAAAGCAGGTAAACTAGAATTCCGTGCTGATCGGACTGGTATAGTTCATGTGATGTTTGGAAAAGCGTCTTTCTCCCCTGAAGATTTGTTAGTCAACCTCAAAGCTTTGCAAGAGACAATTGACCGTAACCGTCCTTCAGGTGCTAAAGGTCGTTATTGGCGTACAATCTACGTTTCTGCTACAATGGGGCCTGCAATCAAAGTTGATATCAACGCCCTCAGAGATTTAAAAATAACTGACGTTGCATAA
- the rplJ gene encoding 50S ribosomal protein L10 yields MGRTLENKKEIVADLKETLSESTLALVIDYQGLTVAEITDLRRRLRPSGTVCKVTKNTFMNIAIQEDEQWQPMSELLKGASAFLLVKEDLSAIKAYQEFQKATKKTELRGGVMEGRLLKDTDVKALGDLPSKEELMAQIAGAINALATKVAVGINEVPSSLARAVQAVAEKDGSSETTGE; encoded by the coding sequence ATGGGTAGAACGTTAGAAAACAAAAAAGAGATAGTAGCTGACCTCAAAGAGACTTTAAGTGAGTCAACTTTGGCACTGGTAATTGATTACCAAGGTCTAACAGTTGCTGAAATCACTGACTTGAGAAGGCGTTTGCGTCCTAGTGGTACTGTTTGTAAGGTGACTAAAAACACCTTTATGAATATTGCTATTCAGGAAGATGAGCAATGGCAGCCAATGTCAGAACTGCTAAAAGGTGCTTCTGCCTTTTTGCTAGTTAAAGAAGATTTATCAGCAATTAAAGCGTACCAAGAATTCCAAAAAGCCACCAAGAAGACAGAACTTCGCGGTGGTGTGATGGAAGGGCGGTTGTTGAAAGATACAGATGTCAAGGCATTAGGTGACTTGCCATCTAAAGAAGAACTTATGGCACAAATTGCTGGAGCTATTAACGCCTTGGCTACCAAAGTTGCTGTGGGTATCAACGAAGTTCCCAGTTCTTTGGCTCGTGCTGTTCAAGCTGTCGCTGAGAAAGATGGTAGTTCTGAAACTACTGGTGAATAA
- the rplL gene encoding 50S ribosomal protein L7/L12, whose translation MSAATEQILEQLKSLTLLEASELVKQIEEAFGVSAAAPAGGMMMMAAPGAGAAAEAVEEKTEFDAILDSVPADKKIAVLKIVREITGLGLKEAKDLVESAPKAIKEGVAKDVAEDIKKRITEAGGTVNIK comes from the coding sequence ATGTCTGCTGCAACCGAACAAATTTTAGAACAATTAAAATCTTTGACCTTGTTGGAAGCTTCTGAATTAGTTAAGCAAATTGAAGAAGCTTTTGGTGTAAGTGCTGCTGCTCCTGCTGGCGGTATGATGATGATGGCTGCTCCTGGTGCTGGTGCTGCGGCTGAAGCTGTGGAAGAGAAGACCGAATTTGATGCAATTCTTGATTCTGTACCTGCTGATAAGAAGATTGCAGTTCTCAAGATTGTACGTGAAATCACTGGTTTGGGTCTAAAAGAAGCTAAGGACTTAGTAGAATCTGCTCCTAAAGCTATTAAAGAAGGTGTTGCTAAAGATGTTGCTGAAGACATCAAGAAGCGCATTACCGAAGCTGGTGGTACTGTAAACATCAAGTAA
- a CDS encoding serine/threonine-protein kinase — protein MTTKLLNNRYQVIKVLGAGGFGETSLAEDIHLPSRRCFVIKELKPINHDPATSQLVQQRFEREAAILENLGETSDQIPKLYAYFPENGKFYLVQEWIEGQTLSSIIESKGKLSEAVVKEILLSLLSVLDYVHSKGIIHRDIKPDNIILRSQDNKPVLIDFGAVKETIRTVVNPAGNAVQSIVIGTPGYMPSEQAIGRPVYATDIYSLGLTAIYLLTGQSPQELETHPQTGQIQWQQYAAGISPEMVQILTQAIEPRPGDRYTTASKMLYALKSAHNLSSKTSISSHANTATISLAPPPAYSSATTPIIREIPNPGKPQKPFVIIGSVIVGGLVGAVAVSSLIRSPQNPNSVPTNSSITRENNTSATPTDSPEIPETSLTPQTQPTLSNPQQIQPVNSNPSSENNSSQTFTPPIRNEAITPSNSATITPTFEPETQPRETTPQVVEDSNQEKKPQKKDKGKKKEKIKETENNLSDSLSSNQTGLNVPAFPTGTSRSSVEANLGKPRKDLRGLWPNTRAVIYEIVPKQIDLGYLFDRDTGRLRQTEVGFAGNVDPQLMQTTLNGLLAGQATAEIQQGLQQIQQRQTDNFTFKKGGVKGQIIRQNCGSIYISVWEADLHDFVDPKTANKC, from the coding sequence ATGACAACAAAACTGTTAAACAACCGCTATCAAGTTATCAAGGTACTCGGTGCAGGTGGGTTTGGGGAAACATCCCTCGCAGAAGACATCCATCTTCCTTCCCGTCGTTGCTTTGTCATTAAAGAACTTAAACCTATTAACCACGATCCAGCAACTTCTCAACTTGTCCAACAACGGTTTGAAAGAGAAGCCGCTATTTTGGAGAATTTGGGAGAAACTAGCGATCAAATCCCCAAACTTTACGCCTATTTCCCCGAAAATGGTAAATTTTACCTAGTGCAAGAATGGATTGAAGGACAAACCCTCAGTAGCATTATTGAATCAAAAGGTAAACTCAGTGAAGCGGTAGTTAAAGAAATTCTGTTAAGTTTGCTGTCCGTCTTAGATTATGTCCACAGCAAAGGTATCATTCATCGAGATATCAAACCAGATAATATCATTCTCAGATCCCAAGATAATAAACCAGTTTTAATTGATTTCGGTGCAGTCAAAGAAACCATCCGTACAGTCGTTAATCCTGCGGGAAATGCCGTACAATCAATTGTTATCGGGACTCCGGGTTATATGCCCAGTGAGCAAGCTATCGGCCGTCCAGTGTATGCTACAGATATCTATAGTTTAGGTTTAACTGCCATTTATTTACTGACCGGTCAGTCACCCCAGGAATTAGAAACTCACCCCCAAACCGGACAAATACAGTGGCAACAATACGCTGCTGGGATATCTCCAGAAATGGTACAGATACTTACACAAGCCATTGAACCACGTCCTGGCGATCGCTACACCACAGCCAGTAAAATGCTTTATGCTTTAAAATCTGCTCATAACCTGAGTAGTAAAACCAGCATATCTTCCCATGCTAATACCGCCACCATTAGCCTCGCTCCTCCCCCCGCATACTCATCAGCCACAACTCCCATTATCAGAGAAATTCCCAATCCTGGCAAACCACAAAAACCCTTTGTCATCATTGGTAGCGTCATTGTTGGTGGTTTAGTCGGTGCAGTAGCAGTTTCTAGTTTAATTCGTTCCCCACAAAATCCAAACTCAGTACCTACCAACTCCAGCATTACTAGAGAAAATAATACTTCTGCAACACCAACAGATTCTCCAGAAATACCCGAAACTTCCCTAACACCACAAACTCAACCAACTCTCTCTAATCCACAGCAAATTCAACCAGTTAATTCTAATCCTTCATCAGAGAATAACTCTTCCCAAACATTTACACCACCAATCAGAAATGAAGCCATAACTCCCAGCAATTCTGCCACCATTACACCTACATTTGAACCAGAAACACAACCACGAGAAACGACACCACAAGTAGTTGAAGATTCAAATCAAGAGAAGAAACCTCAAAAGAAAGACAAGGGTAAAAAAAAAGAAAAAATAAAAGAAACCGAAAATAACTTATCTGATTCATTAAGTTCTAATCAAACTGGATTGAATGTGCCAGCATTTCCCACAGGTACATCCAGAAGCAGTGTAGAAGCAAATCTAGGAAAACCCAGAAAAGACTTGAGAGGATTATGGCCTAACACTCGTGCAGTTATATATGAAATAGTACCGAAGCAAATTGATTTAGGCTACCTATTTGACCGTGATACTGGTAGATTAAGACAAACAGAAGTAGGATTTGCTGGTAATGTTGATCCTCAATTAATGCAAACAACTTTAAATGGTTTATTAGCCGGACAAGCTACCGCAGAAATTCAACAAGGACTGCAACAAATTCAGCAACGTCAAACAGATAATTTTACCTTTAAAAAAGGTGGAGTCAAAGGTCAAATAATTCGCCAAAATTGTGGTTCAATTTACATTAGTGTTTGGGAAGCAGATTTACATGATTTTGTTGATCCTAAAACGGCTAACAAATGTTAA
- a CDS encoding serine/threonine-protein kinase, translating to MTQTLVNNRYQVLRVLGSGGFGKTFLAEDTQMPSSKRCVVKQLIPVVNNPQVYQLVQQRFQQEAAILEELGDRNPQIPRLYAYFSEGGEFYLVQEYIEGQTLSEKLKQQGVFKENSVQEIVINILQILEYVHGKGIVHRDIKPDNIILSFADNKPVLIDFGAVKVTMNTEMSPSGNPTQSIVIGTPGFMPMEQTVGRPVFSSDLYSLGLTAIYLLTGKTPQELPTDPNTGNILWRNFAPYLNVNFGYILDKAIAYHPRDRYSSAREMLIALQTLSNPVAPTVPFQRSTPTVIAAPSPSSPQNTISVSPSNYEKNSHQSNKNIAKSGILIPSLIASSLIGISIIIGFSLNKQPQIVTEKIDSKSQVSSSQPINTPSPISSTKPTEPAIISSTGNQPISLGWMRLGAVNNTSDNLTIGEPLIYTKQPVTISPAIVPKIGDKVTVINAVNLRINRPQSPDYKLPDKKGVVLVGQQLVIVNISSFVDPSSSSPYTVVWAEVGLQS from the coding sequence ATGACTCAGACATTAGTAAATAATCGCTATCAGGTGTTGCGTGTATTGGGTAGTGGAGGATTTGGCAAAACATTCTTAGCTGAAGATACCCAAATGCCTTCTAGTAAACGCTGTGTGGTAAAACAACTCATCCCAGTGGTGAATAATCCCCAGGTATACCAACTGGTACAGCAAAGGTTTCAGCAGGAAGCGGCCATTTTAGAAGAATTAGGCGATCGCAACCCCCAAATACCCCGGTTATATGCTTATTTTTCTGAAGGTGGAGAATTTTATTTAGTTCAAGAATATATTGAAGGTCAAACTTTAAGCGAAAAATTAAAACAGCAAGGGGTTTTCAAGGAAAATTCTGTTCAAGAAATTGTCATCAATATCCTGCAAATTCTTGAATATGTCCACGGTAAAGGTATAGTTCATCGAGACATTAAACCCGATAATATCATTTTAAGTTTTGCTGACAACAAACCAGTATTAATTGATTTTGGTGCTGTCAAAGTTACCATGAACACAGAAATGAGTCCTTCTGGAAATCCTACTCAGTCTATTGTGATTGGTACACCGGGATTTATGCCGATGGAACAAACAGTAGGAAGACCTGTATTTTCCAGTGATTTGTATAGTTTAGGTTTAACAGCAATTTATTTATTAACTGGAAAAACACCTCAAGAATTACCCACAGATCCAAATACAGGTAATATTTTATGGCGAAATTTTGCACCTTATTTAAATGTTAATTTTGGGTATATTTTAGATAAAGCTATTGCTTATCATCCACGCGATCGCTATTCATCTGCTAGAGAAATGTTGATAGCTTTACAAACTCTTTCAAATCCTGTTGCACCCACTGTACCTTTTCAACGATCTACACCGACAGTTATTGCTGCACCTTCTCCTTCATCACCTCAAAATACAATTTCTGTAAGTCCAAGTAATTACGAAAAAAATTCTCATCAAAGTAATAAAAACATTGCTAAAAGCGGAATACTTATTCCTAGTCTAATCGCTAGTAGTTTGATTGGTATTTCTATTATTATTGGGTTTTCTCTGAATAAACAGCCCCAAATAGTGACTGAAAAAATAGATTCAAAATCTCAAGTTTCATCTTCACAACCTATAAATACTCCATCACCAATTTCATCAACTAAACCAACAGAACCAGCCATTATTTCATCAACAGGAAATCAGCCTATTTCTTTAGGTTGGATGAGACTAGGTGCTGTTAATAATACTTCAGATAATCTTACTATTGGAGAACCACTAATTTATACCAAGCAACCTGTAACTATTTCTCCTGCTATTGTTCCTAAAATTGGTGATAAAGTAACAGTTATTAATGCCGTAAATTTGCGTATTAACCGACCACAATCACCTGATTATAAACTACCGGATAAAAAAGGTGTAGTTCTAGTTGGTCAACAATTAGTTATTGTTAATATATCTTCTTTTGTTGATCCTTCTTCCTCTTCTCCATATACAGTAGTATGGGCTGAAGTAGGTTTACAAAGTTAA
- a CDS encoding YARHG domain-containing protein → MKTMLLNNRYQVIRTLGSGGFGETFLAQDTNMPSQRLCVVKQLKPIHNNPQVYQIVQERFQREAAILETLGSASNQIPALYAYFSTGGEFYLVQEWIEGDTLTAKMQKQGLFTEREIEELLLNILPVLEYVHSQKIVHRDIKPDNIIIRNHDKKPVLIDFGAVRESMTTVLNSQGHPTSSIVIGTPGFMSSEQAAGRPVYSSDLYSLGLTAIYLLTGKPPQTLETDPQTGEIIWRHFASHVNPILAGVIDKAITYHPRDRFASAREMLIALQNQYHLISTIQNQEIPPTQQPTVPSTINNFAKPVINNKSKNIIIGSLIISGLTGASIITQIINKSLETVKEAEISISTKRTNPTNEQQEISSEYKISKSIVRNTPTTINKSEIKTPSVQEIKTTNNGNNYFWLSQRRVTEADLAGKSGYELDIMRNTIFAVHGRRFNISDLQEYFNQQSWYNPRYSPQAFPINLLSKIEIKNAEFINQYQNRYNLRHFKE, encoded by the coding sequence ATAAAAACCATGCTGCTAAATAATCGTTATCAAGTCATCCGCACTTTGGGATCTGGTGGATTTGGTGAAACCTTTCTCGCACAAGATACCAATATGCCATCACAGCGTCTCTGTGTGGTAAAACAACTCAAACCAATTCATAATAATCCCCAAGTTTATCAAATTGTTCAAGAAAGATTCCAACGAGAAGCAGCAATTTTAGAAACCCTTGGTAGTGCATCTAATCAAATTCCGGCTTTATACGCTTACTTTTCTACTGGGGGAGAATTTTATTTAGTCCAGGAGTGGATAGAAGGTGATACTTTAACAGCAAAAATGCAAAAGCAGGGATTATTTACTGAAAGAGAAATTGAGGAATTATTACTTAATATCTTACCTGTTTTAGAGTATGTTCATTCTCAAAAAATAGTTCACAGAGATATTAAACCAGATAACATTATTATTCGTAACCATGATAAAAAACCAGTATTAATTGATTTTGGTGCAGTGCGGGAATCAATGACAACTGTATTAAATTCCCAAGGACATCCTACCAGTTCAATTGTTATTGGTACTCCTGGTTTTATGTCCAGTGAACAAGCAGCAGGAAGACCAGTTTATTCTAGTGATTTATATAGTTTAGGTTTAACAGCAATTTATTTATTAACTGGTAAACCACCTCAAACACTAGAAACAGATCCGCAAACTGGGGAAATAATTTGGCGACATTTTGCCAGTCATGTTAATCCTATCTTAGCAGGAGTAATTGATAAAGCTATTACTTATCATCCTAGAGATCGTTTTGCTTCTGCTAGAGAAATGTTGATTGCTTTGCAAAATCAATATCATCTTATTTCCACTATCCAAAATCAAGAAATTCCCCCCACACAACAGCCAACTGTACCATCAACTATTAATAATTTTGCTAAACCAGTTATAAATAATAAATCCAAAAATATCATAATTGGTAGTTTGATTATTAGTGGTTTAACTGGTGCTTCTATTATTACACAAATAATTAATAAATCCTTAGAAACTGTCAAAGAAGCAGAAATATCAATTTCTACTAAAAGAACAAATCCCACCAATGAACAACAAGAAATATCTTCAGAGTACAAAATATCTAAGTCTATTGTTAGGAATACACCCACAACCATAAACAAATCTGAAATTAAAACACCCAGTGTTCAAGAAATAAAAACCACAAATAACGGAAATAATTATTTTTGGCTTTCACAAAGACGAGTTACAGAAGCAGATTTAGCAGGTAAAAGTGGTTATGAATTAGATATTATGCGAAATACAATTTTTGCAGTTCATGGACGCAGATTTAATATTTCTGATTTACAAGAATATTTTAATCAACAGTCTTGGTATAATCCCCGTTATTCACCTCAAGCATTTCCTATTAATTTGTTGTCAAAAATAGAAATCAAAAATGCAGAATTTATTAATCAATATCAAAATAGATATAATTTGAGGCATTTTAAAGAATAG
- a CDS encoding 2OG-Fe(II) oxygenase, whose translation MKYYQLETNVLPNNYLNDLWGEIHASPYFAINNLNRDFINTKGFSVVFKRDGLNQVEEKFPFFKPYLDLALKPNCNAFYLNPLLLKEGSRVDPHIDRSLRSYCKTIEPPNLVSVLYVRVPENMEGGELVLKSTKRQIGQIKPQSNTLVYFQGDLTHSVNAVKTPGYRLSLVCEQYNLIDDELEDIPIFTLESRASQLQNRKRRYGY comes from the coding sequence GTGAAATACTATCAACTAGAAACCAACGTTTTACCCAATAATTACCTCAATGACTTGTGGGGAGAAATTCACGCAAGTCCTTATTTTGCCATCAATAATCTCAACCGTGATTTTATCAATACTAAAGGATTTTCTGTAGTTTTTAAAAGGGATGGATTAAACCAAGTCGAAGAAAAATTTCCCTTTTTCAAACCTTATTTAGATTTAGCCCTAAAACCTAATTGTAATGCTTTTTATCTCAATCCCCTGTTATTAAAAGAAGGTTCTCGTGTTGATCCACACATAGATCGTTCTTTACGTTCCTATTGTAAAACAATTGAACCACCAAACCTTGTTAGTGTTCTTTATGTACGAGTACCGGAAAATATGGAAGGGGGAGAATTAGTTTTAAAATCTACTAAACGTCAAATTGGACAAATTAAACCCCAAAGCAATACCTTAGTTTACTTTCAAGGTGATTTAACCCATTCTGTTAATGCTGTGAAAACGCCTGGATATCGTTTAAGTCTAGTTTGTGAACAGTATAATTTAATAGATGATGAATTAGAAGATATTCCCATATTTACCCTAGAATCAAGGGCTAGTCAATTACAAAATAGAAAACGAAGATATGGCTATTAA
- a CDS encoding fructosamine kinase family protein: MLWQEIDDHISQVTGKEFQSSQHSSVGGGCINQGYRISDGKITYFVKLNKVNQGEMFAAEMLGLQQMYQTKTIRIPKPLCWGTTDNSSYIVLEWLEMNGGNNKSWQQMGRNLAAMHKTISNQGFGWDLNNTIGSTPQINTWKSDWIEFYTEHRLGYQFQLARRKGGRFPLEDKLIDSIPKLLANHQVEPALVHGDLWGGNAGFTVDGEPVIFDPATYYGDREVDIAMTELFGGFPATFYQGYVEIFPLEQGYENRKTLYNLYHILNHFNLFGGGYASQANVMIEQILRNL; this comes from the coding sequence ATGCTTTGGCAAGAAATAGATGATCATATTAGCCAAGTAACAGGGAAAGAATTTCAATCTTCCCAACATTCATCAGTAGGTGGTGGATGTATTAACCAAGGTTATCGAATTAGTGATGGAAAAATCACCTATTTTGTTAAACTCAACAAAGTAAACCAAGGTGAAATGTTTGCAGCAGAAATGCTGGGTTTACAACAAATGTATCAAACCAAAACTATCCGCATTCCTAAACCTTTATGTTGGGGAACTACAGATAACTCTAGTTATATAGTTTTAGAATGGCTAGAAATGAATGGTGGTAATAATAAATCTTGGCAACAAATGGGACGTAATTTAGCAGCAATGCACAAAACCATTAGTAACCAAGGTTTTGGTTGGGATCTGAATAATACCATCGGTTCTACACCGCAAATTAACACTTGGAAATCTGATTGGATAGAATTTTATACAGAACATCGTTTAGGTTATCAATTCCAATTAGCAAGAAGAAAAGGAGGACGTTTTCCTTTAGAAGATAAATTAATAGATTCCATCCCCAAATTATTAGCAAACCATCAAGTTGAACCTGCATTAGTACATGGTGATTTATGGGGAGGAAATGCCGGATTTACTGTTGATGGTGAACCAGTGATTTTTGATCCTGCTACTTATTATGGAGACAGGGAAGTTGATATTGCTATGACAGAATTATTTGGTGGATTTCCCGCAACTTTTTATCAAGGGTATGTAGAAATATTTCCTTTAGAACAAGGTTATGAAAACAGAAAAACACTTTATAATTTATATCATATTTTAAATCATTTTAACTTATTTGGTGGTGGTTATGCTTCCCAAGCAAATGTGATGATTGAGCAAATTCTGAGAAATCTGTGA
- a CDS encoding pitrilysin family protein, which translates to MTSNLLKHPPLNAPKIHHLSNGLTIIAEQMPVEAVNLNVWVNIGSAVESDDINGMAHFLEHIVFKGTEKLASGEFERRIEEKGAVTNAATSQDYTHFYITTAPQNFAELAPLQIDVVCNPRIPHDAFEKERLVVLEEIRRSEDNPRRRISRHTMETAFDVLPYRRPILGPQEVISQVTPQQMRDFHQTWYQPSSITAVAVGNLPTEELIEIIAKEFDRNSQQSTVEKPELIINSEPAFTEIIRQEFIDESLQQARLIMLWRVPGLMELNDTYALDVIAGILGHGRTSRLVHDLREEKGLVSSISVSNSNYQLQGVFSISAKCEVENLAAVETAIIEHLQKLQTELVQESEINRVQKRVANRFIFGNETPSNRSNLYGYYQSLIGDLEPAFNYPQYIQKQNKNDLMQAVQKYLSPTAYGVVVVKPA; encoded by the coding sequence ATGACATCAAACCTGTTAAAACATCCACCCCTTAATGCACCCAAAATACACCATCTATCCAACGGTTTAACCATCATTGCCGAACAAATGCCAGTAGAAGCCGTTAACCTGAATGTATGGGTAAACATCGGTTCTGCTGTCGAGTCAGATGATATTAATGGCATGGCTCATTTTTTAGAACATATAGTATTTAAAGGTACTGAAAAATTAGCAAGTGGTGAATTTGAACGTCGGATAGAAGAAAAAGGTGCAGTCACTAACGCCGCAACTAGCCAAGATTACACACATTTTTATATTACAACCGCACCTCAAAACTTTGCAGAACTAGCACCATTACAAATAGATGTAGTTTGTAATCCTCGCATTCCCCATGATGCTTTTGAAAAAGAAAGATTAGTAGTTTTAGAAGAAATTAGACGTTCAGAAGATAACCCCAGACGGCGCATTTCTCGACACACAATGGAAACCGCTTTTGATGTTTTACCCTATCGTCGTCCGATACTTGGTCCCCAAGAAGTAATTTCCCAAGTTACACCCCAACAAATGCGAGATTTTCATCAAACTTGGTATCAACCATCTTCCATAACTGCGGTAGCTGTGGGTAATTTACCAACGGAAGAATTAATAGAAATTATAGCTAAAGAATTTGATCGAAACAGTCAACAATCAACAGTTGAAAAGCCAGAATTAATAATTAATTCAGAACCTGCATTTACAGAAATTATCCGTCAGGAATTCATTGATGAAAGTCTCCAACAAGCCAGGTTAATAATGCTATGGCGAGTCCCCGGTTTAATGGAATTAAATGACACCTATGCTTTAGACGTAATAGCAGGAATTTTAGGACATGGACGCACATCTAGATTAGTCCATGACTTACGGGAAGAAAAAGGACTTGTTTCTTCAATTTCTGTGAGTAATAGCAATTATCAACTGCAAGGAGTATTTTCTATTTCCGCTAAATGTGAAGTGGAAAACTTAGCAGCAGTAGAAACAGCAATCATTGAACATTTGCAAAAACTACAAACCGAATTAGTCCAAGAATCAGAAATTAACCGAGTACAAAAAAGGGTGGCAAATCGGTTTATATTTGGCAATGAAACACCAAGTAATCGCTCTAACTTGTATGGTTATTATCAATCTTTAATAGGAGATTTAGAACCAGCATTCAACTATCCCCAATACATCCAAAAACAAAACAAAAATGATTTAATGCAAGCTGTACAAAAATATCTTTCACCCACAGCTTATGGTGTAGTTGTAGTTAAACCAGCTTAG
- a CDS encoding YciI family protein: protein MTKLFAVVVATVPEYYEYKKAHPEHDQDQLAWFKEQNEKGNLLCCGPFVPHDGTGIWVIRAENVEEARNIVNTSPRVRDGMLADTARVVQWNVHIGKERFI from the coding sequence ATGACTAAACTTTTCGCAGTTGTTGTGGCTACAGTTCCCGAATACTACGAATATAAAAAAGCCCATCCAGAACATGATCAAGATCAACTGGCATGGTTTAAAGAACAAAACGAAAAGGGAAATTTACTGTGTTGTGGACCATTTGTACCCCATGATGGCACAGGAATATGGGTAATAAGAGCGGAAAATGTGGAAGAAGCCCGTAATATTGTTAACACTAGTCCCCGTGTGCGAGATGGAATGTTAGCAGACACAGCTAGGGTAGTACAGTGGAATGTACATATAGGGAAAGAGAGGTTTATTTAA
- a CDS encoding DUF29 domain-containing protein yields the protein MFTVKILYETDFNLWLEETAILLKEGKLEQLDIENLLEEIEGMSRKEKDALESNLIRVLQHLLKWRYQPEKRSPSWSYSIIEHSRRLNKAFKNSPSLKRHFDVAFDECYHEACKAAAVETQLPLTTFPESSPFTQSDVLDVNVDDYFVG from the coding sequence ATGTTTACTGTTAAAATCCTCTACGAAACAGACTTTAATCTCTGGTTAGAAGAAACTGCTATTTTACTTAAAGAAGGCAAATTAGAACAATTAGATATTGAAAACTTACTTGAAGAAATTGAAGGGATGAGTCGTAAAGAAAAAGATGCTTTGGAAAGTAATCTGATTCGTGTGCTACAACATTTACTCAAGTGGAGATACCAACCTGAAAAACGCTCTCCCAGTTGGTCTTACTCAATTATAGAACACTCTCGAAGATTGAACAAAGCTTTTAAAAATAGTCCTAGTCTCAAACGTCACTTTGATGTTGCATTTGATGAATGTTACCATGAAGCTTGCAAAGCTGCTGCTGTTGAAACTCAACTACCATTAACTACTTTTCCTGAATCATCTCCCTTTACTCAATCTGATGTTTTGGATGTTAATGTTGATGATTATTTTGTTGGGTAA